From Solwaraspora sp. WMMD1047, the proteins below share one genomic window:
- a CDS encoding DUF2516 family protein: protein MATTAPLFYPAVVSVINLVLLVFALVIQGVALVHCVTQRSDAFPAIGTLPKGAWVAILAVCLVLTLLLYRPINLFALIGIAAALIYLLDVRVGLRDMTDGKGFW, encoded by the coding sequence ATGGCCACTACCGCGCCGCTCTTCTACCCGGCCGTCGTCTCTGTCATCAACCTGGTCCTGCTGGTGTTCGCGCTCGTGATCCAGGGAGTGGCGCTGGTGCACTGCGTCACCCAGCGCTCGGATGCCTTCCCGGCGATCGGCACGCTGCCCAAGGGCGCCTGGGTCGCGATCCTCGCGGTGTGTCTGGTGTTGACCCTCCTGCTGTATCGGCCGATCAACCTGTTCGCGCTGATCGGGATCGCGGCGGCGCTGATCTATCTGCTCGACGTCCGGGTCGGCCTGCGGGACATGACCGACGGCAAGGGCTTCTGGTGA
- a CDS encoding helix-turn-helix transcriptional regulator: MPTPKDLPRDVGGFIRDLRRNAKISLRQLAEQAGVSNPYLSQIERGLRKPSAEVLQQLASALRVSTPVMYLRAGLLDDPEGHGVLASIAADPDLTMAQKQSLSQIYETFRRENARQAEEEPTGPQPSAPAPTTPTEAVLESVAVTEAGAAAPPPTSGTDPTASTDPTEDTSKPARKAARRAASPASRTAPAVEEENQS, encoded by the coding sequence ATGCCCACGCCGAAGGATCTGCCCCGCGACGTCGGCGGCTTCATCCGCGACCTGCGCCGCAACGCCAAGATCTCGTTGCGCCAGCTCGCCGAGCAGGCCGGCGTCAGCAACCCCTACCTGAGCCAGATCGAACGCGGGCTGCGCAAGCCGAGCGCCGAGGTGCTCCAGCAACTGGCCAGCGCGCTACGCGTCTCCACCCCGGTGATGTACCTGCGGGCCGGGCTGCTCGACGACCCGGAGGGGCACGGGGTGCTCGCCTCGATCGCGGCCGACCCCGACCTCACCATGGCGCAGAAGCAGTCACTGAGCCAGATCTACGAGACGTTCCGGCGGGAGAACGCCCGCCAGGCCGAGGAGGAACCGACCGGGCCACAACCGTCGGCCCCCGCCCCCACCACACCCACCGAGGCGGTCCTGGAGTCGGTGGCGGTGACCGAGGCCGGCGCCGCCGCGCCCCCACCGACCAGCGGCACCGACCCGACCGCCAGCACCGACCCGACCGAAGACACCAGTAAGCCCGCCCGGAAGGCGGCCCGCCGGGCCGCGTCGCCGGCCAGCAGGACCGCCCCGGCGGTCGAGGAGGAGAACCAGTCATGA
- a CDS encoding alpha/beta hydrolase, giving the protein MPNIDVNGATLAYDEAGVGSPVVLLHAGIADRRMWRGQLAALAARHRVVALDLRGYGESDLPSTPFAHHDDVVGLLDALGIERAALVGCSFGGSVAIDTALAHPDRVTALALFGTAVSGYEWSAETSDLWDSLVGDVPAEDLDAMAAAEVRFWVVGPGREPADVDPDLVAFAQQMDRRALAAEAALGDVITGELDPPAVGRLGELRMPVLVQVGAADVPDIGRLAAKITAEAPAATRLPDVPDAGHLLPLEHPDRVNEALLDFLA; this is encoded by the coding sequence GTGCCGAACATCGACGTCAACGGAGCGACGCTGGCCTACGACGAGGCCGGTGTGGGCTCGCCGGTGGTCCTCCTGCACGCCGGGATCGCCGACCGCCGGATGTGGCGTGGGCAACTCGCCGCCCTCGCCGCCCGGCACCGGGTGGTCGCGCTGGACCTGCGGGGGTACGGCGAATCCGACCTGCCGAGCACCCCGTTCGCCCACCACGACGACGTCGTCGGACTGCTCGACGCGCTCGGCATCGAGCGGGCCGCGCTGGTCGGCTGCTCGTTCGGCGGGTCGGTGGCGATCGACACCGCACTCGCCCACCCGGACCGGGTCACCGCCCTGGCGTTGTTCGGCACCGCCGTCTCCGGCTACGAGTGGTCCGCCGAGACCAGCGATCTGTGGGATTCGCTTGTCGGCGACGTACCGGCCGAGGACCTGGACGCGATGGCGGCGGCCGAGGTCCGGTTCTGGGTGGTCGGACCCGGCCGTGAGCCGGCGGACGTCGACCCCGATCTGGTGGCGTTCGCCCAGCAGATGGATCGTCGGGCGCTGGCCGCGGAGGCCGCGCTCGGCGACGTGATCACCGGCGAGCTGGACCCGCCGGCGGTCGGCCGACTCGGCGAGCTGCGGATGCCGGTGCTGGTGCAGGTTGGCGCGGCCGACGTACCGGACATCGGCCGACTGGCCGCGAAGATCACCGCCGAGGCGCCGGCCGCCACCCGCCTTCCGGACGTCCCGGACGCCGGGCACCTGCTCCCGCTGGAACACCCCGACCGGGTGAACGAGGCCCTACTCGACTTCCTGGCCTGA
- a CDS encoding asparaginase, which yields MTKTYQGGVPLAEVVRSGFAESAHRGSIAVLTATGSMLVSAGDIESPIFPRSASKPLQAVGMLRSGLRLADPADLALVCASHHGEQRHVARVAALLAGAGLSPAALRCPPDLPVSEDARTTVLRAGGGRSRLQMNCSGKHTGMLLTCLAAGWPTDGYWRPEHPLQERISAAIEEFTGEPAVAVGVDGCGAPVLSASLTGLATAYLRLVSAEPGSVPRTVADAMRAHPTLVAGTGPTAYDSQFLAAVPGLLVKGGAEGVIAAALLGVGAVAVKVDDGAGRACLPALTAGLRRLGVTASIPPELAEPVVYGGGEPVGAVRALW from the coding sequence ATGACGAAGACGTACCAGGGTGGGGTTCCGCTCGCCGAGGTGGTCCGGTCCGGCTTCGCGGAGAGCGCCCACCGCGGTTCGATCGCGGTCCTGACCGCGACCGGCTCAATGCTGGTGTCGGCCGGCGACATCGAGTCGCCGATCTTCCCCCGGTCGGCAAGCAAGCCGCTGCAGGCGGTCGGCATGCTCCGCAGTGGACTGCGGCTCGCCGACCCGGCCGACCTGGCGCTGGTCTGCGCCAGCCACCACGGAGAACAGCGGCACGTCGCCCGGGTCGCGGCGCTGCTGGCCGGCGCCGGGCTGTCGCCGGCCGCGCTGCGTTGCCCGCCGGACCTCCCGGTCTCCGAGGACGCCCGGACCACCGTGCTGCGGGCCGGCGGCGGCCGGTCCCGGCTCCAGATGAACTGCTCCGGCAAGCACACCGGGATGCTGCTGACCTGCCTGGCCGCCGGCTGGCCGACCGACGGCTACTGGCGGCCGGAACACCCCCTGCAGGAGCGGATCAGTGCCGCGATCGAGGAGTTCACCGGCGAGCCGGCCGTCGCGGTCGGGGTGGACGGCTGCGGTGCGCCGGTGCTGTCCGCGTCGCTGACCGGGCTGGCCACCGCCTACCTGCGGCTGGTCTCGGCCGAGCCCGGCTCGGTGCCGCGGACCGTCGCCGACGCGATGCGCGCCCACCCGACGCTTGTGGCCGGGACCGGCCCGACCGCGTACGACAGCCAGTTCCTGGCCGCCGTGCCGGGGCTGCTGGTCAAGGGGGGTGCCGAGGGGGTGATCGCGGCGGCGCTGCTCGGCGTCGGGGCGGTGGCCGTCAAGGTCGACGACGGCGCCGGCCGGGCCTGCCTGCCCGCGCTGACCGCGGGCCTGCGCCGGCTGGGCGTGACCGCGTCGATTCCGCCCGAACTGGCCGAGCCGGTGGTCTACGGCGGCGGCGAGCCGGTCGGCGCGGTCCGCGCCCTCTGGTGA
- a CDS encoding 3-keto-5-aminohexanoate cleavage protein — protein MTTPTLITVAPTGAESAKTEVPALPVTLDELLLTAKECEALGAAVIHVHIRDEGSRPTLDPGRLRATVAALRESTDLIVQLSTGGAVTDPEADRLAVLDAGPEMASCTMGTVNFGDGVFLNRWEFIVDLHTRMQERNILPEYEIFDLGQLTALQRLLGKYGLPAGGHVHVDLVMGVPGGMPGTAEALVACRQAIRDLPAGTTFSATGIGRSTIPVMLAALATDGHLRVGMEDTISYAKGRPVESNMQLVARAVGLAHVAQRPPASTGQARELLGLSSRSAA, from the coding sequence ATGACGACACCGACGTTGATCACGGTCGCCCCCACCGGGGCGGAGTCCGCAAAGACCGAGGTCCCGGCGTTGCCGGTGACCCTCGACGAGCTGCTGCTGACCGCCAAGGAATGCGAAGCGCTCGGTGCCGCCGTGATCCACGTCCACATCCGCGACGAGGGCTCCCGCCCCACCCTCGACCCGGGCCGGCTCCGGGCCACCGTCGCCGCACTGCGGGAGAGCACCGACCTGATCGTGCAGCTCTCCACCGGCGGCGCGGTCACCGACCCGGAGGCCGACCGGCTGGCCGTGCTGGACGCCGGCCCGGAGATGGCCTCCTGCACGATGGGCACGGTCAACTTCGGCGACGGCGTCTTCCTCAACCGGTGGGAGTTCATCGTCGACCTGCACACCCGCATGCAGGAGCGCAACATCCTCCCCGAGTACGAGATCTTCGACCTCGGTCAGCTCACCGCCCTGCAGCGGCTGCTCGGCAAGTACGGTCTGCCGGCCGGCGGGCACGTCCACGTCGACCTGGTGATGGGGGTGCCCGGCGGGATGCCGGGCACCGCCGAGGCGCTGGTCGCCTGCCGGCAGGCGATCCGCGACCTGCCGGCCGGGACCACCTTCTCGGCCACCGGGATCGGCCGCAGCACCATCCCGGTGATGCTCGCCGCGCTGGCCACCGACGGGCACCTGCGGGTCGGCATGGAGGACACCATCAGCTACGCCAAGGGTCGGCCGGTGGAGTCGAACATGCAGCTGGTGGCGCGGGCCGTCGGTCTCGCCCACGTCGCCCAACGCCCCCCGGCCAGCACCGGGCAGGCCCGCGAGCTGCTTGGACTGTCCAGCCGGTCCGCCGCATGA
- a CDS encoding TetR/AcrR family transcriptional regulator translates to MENATRRERIRAQTREEAKAAALRQIAAAGPQSLSLNAIGKELGMTGPALYRYFAGRDELLTELISDGYHDLADTIETEAGVVADRPPADRVRALARAYRAWALAQPHRYLLLFGTPVPGYTAPAHTVAAATRTLRTFLDPIAALGGEPRYPELEGQLAAGMADRNPAAPWGGPALRRAVTGWTRMHGTVSLEVEGHFEQMGFDPGRLFEAEVEELIREAAGDPG, encoded by the coding sequence ATGGAGAACGCAACCCGCCGGGAGCGGATCCGGGCCCAGACCCGGGAGGAGGCGAAGGCCGCCGCGCTGCGCCAGATCGCCGCGGCCGGGCCGCAGTCGCTGTCGCTGAACGCCATCGGCAAGGAACTCGGGATGACCGGCCCGGCCCTCTACCGCTACTTCGCCGGCCGCGACGAATTGCTCACCGAGCTGATCAGCGACGGCTACCACGACCTGGCCGACACCATCGAGACCGAGGCCGGCGTCGTCGCCGACCGGCCACCGGCCGACCGGGTACGCGCGCTGGCCCGCGCCTACCGGGCCTGGGCGCTCGCCCAGCCACACCGTTACCTACTGCTCTTCGGCACCCCCGTGCCCGGCTACACCGCCCCCGCGCACACCGTCGCCGCCGCCACCCGGACGCTGCGCACCTTCCTCGACCCGATCGCCGCGCTCGGCGGCGAACCCCGCTATCCGGAGCTGGAGGGCCAGCTCGCCGCCGGGATGGCCGACCGCAACCCGGCCGCGCCCTGGGGCGGCCCGGCGCTGCGGCGCGCGGTGACCGGCTGGACCCGGATGCACGGCACGGTCAGTCTGGAGGTCGAGGGACACTTCGAGCAGATGGGCTTCGACCCCGGCCGGCTCTTCGAGGCCGAGGTCGAGGAGCTGATCCGGGAGGCCGCCGGCGACCCTGGCTAG
- a CDS encoding medium chain dehydrogenase/reductase family protein gives MTQVTEIVMPHVGGPEVLKVQQRDLPAPGPGQVRVRVEAAGVSFAEVQMLRGRYFAQPTFPFVPGYDLVGRIEAVGPGGSGGDGLAVGQRVAAMTRTGAWSQSVLLPATHLVPVPESVDAAEAVALVTNGVTAYQMVHRVARVAAGDTVLVHGAAGGVGTLLVRLALRAGARVIGTASPGKHDRVRELGASPLDYREPNLADRVRELAPDGVAAVFDHAAGPGLRESWRSLGRGGTLVVYGSASTLDDQGWRMTPYVQTIGRLLWWRALPNGRRTSFYGIRQDKNFDADLATVLELLRTGELKPAVAARLPLTDATRALRMLDDRAVVGKVVLVPA, from the coding sequence ATGACGCAGGTGACCGAGATCGTCATGCCGCACGTCGGCGGTCCCGAGGTGCTCAAGGTTCAGCAACGGGACCTGCCCGCTCCCGGGCCGGGTCAGGTCCGGGTCCGGGTCGAGGCGGCCGGCGTCTCCTTCGCCGAGGTGCAGATGCTGCGCGGCCGCTACTTCGCCCAGCCGACGTTCCCGTTCGTACCCGGCTACGACCTGGTCGGCCGAATCGAGGCGGTCGGACCGGGCGGGTCGGGCGGTGACGGGCTGGCCGTCGGGCAGCGGGTGGCCGCGATGACCCGGACCGGCGCCTGGTCGCAGAGCGTGCTGCTGCCGGCGACACACCTGGTGCCGGTGCCCGAGTCGGTCGACGCGGCCGAGGCGGTCGCGCTGGTCACCAACGGGGTGACCGCGTACCAGATGGTCCACCGGGTGGCCCGGGTCGCCGCCGGCGACACCGTGCTGGTGCACGGCGCGGCCGGCGGGGTCGGCACCCTCCTGGTCCGGCTGGCGCTGCGGGCCGGCGCCCGGGTGATCGGCACCGCGTCGCCGGGCAAGCACGACCGGGTCCGCGAGCTGGGTGCCAGCCCGCTCGACTACCGGGAGCCGAACCTGGCCGACCGGGTCCGGGAACTGGCGCCCGACGGGGTGGCCGCTGTCTTCGACCACGCCGCCGGGCCGGGACTGCGCGAGTCCTGGCGGTCGCTGGGGCGGGGCGGGACGCTCGTCGTCTACGGCAGCGCGTCGACCCTGGACGACCAGGGCTGGCGGATGACGCCGTACGTGCAGACGATCGGCCGGCTGCTCTGGTGGCGGGCGCTGCCCAACGGCCGGCGGACCAGCTTCTACGGGATCCGGCAGGACAAGAACTTCGACGCGGACCTGGCCACCGTCCTGGAGCTGCTGCGCACCGGCGAGCTGAAGCCGGCGGTGGCGGCCCGGCTGCCGCTTACCGACGCCACCCGGGCCTTGCGGATGCTCGACGACCGGGCCGTGGTGGGGAAGGTGGTGCTGGTGCCGGCCTGA
- a CDS encoding folate-binding protein, with protein MIDIAGAVAVEAVDEQTRDRPEPEHAAAGVRSVAAHYGDPMREQRQLATGVGLVDRSHRGVVAVPGEERAGWLHTLTTQHLSDLAAGQGSELLVLSPHGHIEQHAMVAEDGTTTWLDTEPGDTGGLLTYLEKMRFFTRVDPRDATADWAVLSLVGPEAVAAAGTLGATGLADPDVVAVPGPKFTAGSVPPRPTTRYAVSPLTGGDWARRAGLGVDLLVPRASMEQVVGELTGAGVPVAGLWAYEALRVAARRARVGFETDHRTLPAEVELLAPAVHLEKGCYRGQETVARVHNLGRPPRRLVLLHLDGVGSDQLPAVGTPVVLDGRTVGFVGTAVRHFELGQVALAVVKRSVADDARLLVGEQAAAIDPD; from the coding sequence ATGATCGACATCGCCGGTGCGGTGGCTGTGGAAGCCGTCGACGAGCAGACCCGGGACCGGCCGGAGCCCGAACACGCCGCCGCCGGGGTGCGGTCGGTGGCGGCCCACTACGGCGACCCGATGCGCGAGCAGCGGCAGCTCGCCACCGGCGTCGGCCTGGTCGACCGGTCGCACCGGGGCGTGGTCGCCGTGCCGGGCGAGGAGCGGGCCGGCTGGCTGCACACCCTGACCACCCAGCACCTTTCGGACCTCGCCGCCGGCCAGGGCAGCGAGCTGCTGGTGCTTTCCCCACACGGGCACATCGAACAGCACGCGATGGTCGCCGAGGACGGCACGACCACCTGGCTGGACACCGAACCCGGCGACACCGGCGGGCTGCTCACCTACCTGGAGAAGATGCGCTTCTTCACCCGGGTGGATCCGCGCGACGCGACCGCCGACTGGGCGGTGCTGTCGCTTGTCGGCCCGGAGGCGGTGGCCGCCGCCGGCACCCTCGGCGCGACCGGGCTGGCCGACCCCGACGTGGTCGCGGTGCCGGGACCGAAGTTCACCGCCGGCTCGGTGCCCCCTCGCCCCACCACGCGGTACGCGGTCAGCCCGTTGACCGGCGGCGACTGGGCCCGCCGCGCCGGCCTCGGGGTGGATCTGCTGGTGCCGCGCGCGTCGATGGAGCAGGTGGTGGGGGAGCTGACCGGGGCCGGGGTGCCGGTGGCCGGGCTGTGGGCGTACGAGGCGTTGCGGGTGGCCGCCCGGCGGGCCCGGGTCGGCTTCGAGACCGACCACCGGACGCTGCCGGCGGAGGTGGAGCTGCTCGCCCCGGCGGTGCATCTGGAGAAGGGCTGCTACCGGGGCCAGGAGACGGTGGCCCGGGTGCACAACCTGGGCCGGCCGCCGCGCCGACTGGTGCTGCTGCACCTCGACGGGGTGGGCAGCGACCAGCTCCCGGCGGTGGGTACGCCGGTGGTGCTGGACGGTCGTACGGTCGGCTTCGTTGGCACGGCGGTGCGCCACTTCGAGCTGGGTCAGGTGGCGCTGGCCGTGGTCAAGCGGTCAGTCGCCGACGACGCCCGCCTGCTGGTCGGCGAGCAGGCCGCCGCCATCGACCCGGACTGA
- a CDS encoding Fur family transcriptional regulator: MSDTSLAELLRSRGLRLTAQRQLILEAVLELRHATPEQVHTAVREVAAGVNITTIYRTLELLERLGLVRHTHLSHGSPTYHPAGEDQHVHLVCRSCGAVDEFDPRLLEPLAGQLAAERGFQVDIGHVALFGDCGKCGERK, from the coding sequence GTGTCCGACACATCGCTGGCCGAACTGCTGCGCTCCCGTGGGCTGCGGCTGACCGCCCAGCGCCAGTTGATCCTGGAAGCGGTGCTGGAGCTGCGGCACGCCACCCCGGAGCAGGTGCACACGGCCGTCCGCGAGGTGGCCGCCGGGGTGAACATCACCACCATCTACCGCACCCTGGAACTGCTCGAACGGCTGGGGCTGGTCCGGCACACCCACCTGTCGCACGGTTCGCCGACCTACCACCCGGCCGGCGAGGACCAGCACGTCCACCTGGTCTGCCGGTCCTGCGGGGCGGTGGACGAGTTCGACCCCCGGCTGCTCGAACCGCTCGCCGGCCAACTCGCCGCGGAGCGGGGCTTCCAGGTCGACATCGGGCACGTGGCACTCTTCGGGGACTGCGGCAAGTGCGGGGAGCGGAAATGA